A section of the Halopiger aswanensis genome encodes:
- a CDS encoding glycerophosphodiester phosphodiesterase gives MALRSQLSRRRLLAGGVVGSASLLFATAVRIRSVDVIAHRGFAAERPENTLEAVRYAASRADDIEVDVRRCGSGELVCVHDETLERLTDGAVTDRVGRLDWGTLQTVSIGSSDARVPRLAEVLEAVPPDVRLNIELKERGLAPDLLGLLEEFDGSVLVSSFDPTALWQVQSLTDGVALAYIFGDDPDRGLETAADLECAAVHPSAGLCHETNIVDRAHERGFAVNAWTVDSGLEAARLALSGVDGVFSDASLPAL, from the coding sequence ATGGCGCTCCGCTCGCAGCTATCGCGCCGGCGGCTGTTGGCCGGCGGCGTCGTCGGCAGCGCCTCGCTCCTGTTCGCTACTGCTGTCCGCATCCGATCGGTCGACGTCATCGCCCATCGCGGGTTCGCCGCCGAGCGACCCGAAAACACCCTCGAGGCAGTCCGCTACGCCGCGTCGCGGGCCGACGACATCGAGGTCGACGTCCGTCGCTGCGGCTCCGGGGAACTCGTCTGCGTCCACGACGAGACGCTCGAGCGGCTCACCGACGGCGCGGTGACCGACCGAGTTGGCCGGCTGGACTGGGGGACGCTGCAGACTGTGTCCATCGGTTCGTCGGACGCTCGCGTCCCACGTCTTGCCGAGGTTCTCGAGGCGGTTCCGCCCGACGTGCGGCTGAATATCGAGTTGAAAGAACGCGGGCTCGCGCCGGACCTGCTGGGGCTCCTCGAGGAGTTCGACGGTTCGGTGCTCGTCTCGTCGTTCGATCCGACCGCGCTGTGGCAGGTGCAGTCGCTGACCGACGGCGTGGCGCTCGCGTACATCTTCGGCGATGATCCCGATCGGGGGCTCGAGACGGCCGCGGATCTCGAGTGTGCTGCCGTTCATCCGTCGGCCGGCCTGTGTCACGAGACGAATATCGTCGATCGCGCGCACGAGCGCGGCTTCGCCGTGAACGCGTGGACGGTCGATTCGGGTCTCGAGGCGGCGCGGCTGGCGCTTTCCGGTGTCGACGGTGTCTTCTCGGACGCGTCGCTGCCGGCGCTCTGA
- a CDS encoding DUF7344 domain-containing protein has protein sequence MGDSNRLRRDELHRIAANERRRTIVATIRDRGAITVDELVAAIAECEPPANPAPIDRRTVIEVELLHVHIPMLRAAGVIDFDPTQRRVTPRQRIAHVDEMLSDEYELASP, from the coding sequence ATGGGGGACTCCAACCGACTGCGCCGGGACGAACTACACAGAATCGCGGCGAACGAGCGTCGACGAACGATCGTCGCAACGATCCGCGACAGGGGGGCGATCACCGTCGACGAACTGGTGGCAGCGATCGCCGAGTGCGAGCCGCCAGCGAATCCGGCACCGATCGATCGACGGACTGTGATCGAAGTCGAACTGCTGCACGTACACATCCCGATGCTGCGTGCAGCCGGGGTGATCGACTTCGATCCCACTCAGCGGCGCGTCACTCCCCGACAGCGTATAGCGCACGTCGACGAGATGTTGTCAGACGAATACGAACTGGCGTCTCCGTAA
- a CDS encoding iron-containing alcohol dehydrogenase, producing the protein MFDGIGSIRDVNGVGSPNDIRYGMGAAGELEAYAAEEDVDSALVVTDEGVLEAGAADPVFEALEAAGVEVATYDGVTPEPKLALAEAAAEEIAAVDADVVVGVGGGSSMDTAKLASALAEHDVPVRELLGMGNVPGPGRPTILLPTTAGTGSEVTHIGVFADKEDGGNKKVVYSEHLFADLALVDPELTRSLPPQVAAATGMDTLTHAVESYVSTLRTPYTDALARRAIELIGDNLREAVHQGEHNDEARYAMSLAAMLAGQAFVNSGLGAVHALTYPLGTECGLGHGLANAVLLPHVMEYNVPAEPDRFAEIAGLLGVPEREDESTLERAHRSVDAVKALNDDIGIPNQIREVGDVDESQFDAFADIALEHSEHNIERNPRRMDKADIVDVFETGY; encoded by the coding sequence ATGTTCGACGGCATCGGTTCCATCCGCGACGTCAACGGCGTCGGCAGTCCGAACGACATCCGGTACGGCATGGGCGCGGCGGGCGAACTCGAGGCCTACGCTGCCGAGGAGGACGTCGACTCCGCGCTGGTCGTCACCGACGAGGGCGTGCTCGAGGCCGGGGCGGCCGATCCGGTCTTCGAGGCGCTCGAGGCAGCAGGGGTCGAGGTGGCGACCTACGACGGCGTCACGCCGGAACCGAAACTCGCGCTCGCCGAGGCGGCGGCCGAGGAGATTGCAGCGGTCGACGCGGACGTCGTGGTCGGCGTCGGCGGCGGCTCCAGCATGGACACCGCGAAGCTCGCGTCCGCACTGGCCGAACACGACGTGCCGGTCCGCGAACTGCTCGGGATGGGCAACGTTCCCGGTCCCGGTCGACCCACGATCTTGCTGCCGACCACCGCTGGCACCGGCAGCGAGGTGACTCATATCGGCGTCTTCGCGGACAAGGAGGACGGCGGGAACAAGAAGGTCGTCTACTCCGAGCACCTCTTCGCGGACCTCGCGCTCGTCGATCCCGAACTGACCCGCTCGCTGCCGCCGCAGGTTGCGGCCGCGACCGGAATGGACACACTGACCCACGCCGTCGAGAGCTACGTTTCGACGCTGCGGACGCCCTACACCGACGCCTTGGCCCGCCGCGCGATCGAGTTGATCGGCGACAACCTCCGCGAGGCGGTCCACCAGGGCGAGCACAACGACGAGGCCCGCTACGCGATGAGCCTCGCGGCCATGCTGGCCGGCCAAGCGTTCGTCAACTCCGGGCTCGGCGCCGTCCACGCGCTCACCTACCCGCTGGGTACCGAGTGCGGGCTCGGCCACGGACTGGCCAACGCCGTGCTCCTGCCCCACGTGATGGAGTACAACGTCCCCGCCGAACCCGATCGGTTCGCCGAGATTGCGGGCCTGCTGGGGGTTCCCGAACGCGAGGACGAGTCGACGCTCGAGCGCGCCCACCGCAGCGTCGACGCCGTGAAAGCGCTGAACGACGACATTGGAATTCCGAATCAGATTCGTGAGGTCGGCGACGTCGACGAATCGCAGTTCGACGCCTTCGCCGACATCGCGCTCGAGCACTCCGAGCACAACATCGAGCGGAACCCGCGCCGGATGGACAAGGCGGATATCGTGGACGTGTTCGAGACGGGGTACTGA
- a CDS encoding pyridoxamine 5'-phosphate oxidase family protein yields the protein MEIVENTLETDLESVLERPLFCYLAQAVDAGPRLSPLWFLWEDGACWIIARTDRSYLERADRQPEAAVAIVDFDRRTGRVEHVGMRGRAAVEPYDPDRAQRLLTKYLGNEVEDWPDGFVDLRPDDYRLIRFDPETVVARDQSYPAPPVVWNDGD from the coding sequence ATGGAAATCGTCGAGAACACGCTCGAGACGGACCTCGAGAGCGTGCTCGAGCGACCGCTGTTCTGTTACCTCGCGCAAGCCGTCGACGCCGGGCCGAGGCTCTCCCCGCTGTGGTTCCTGTGGGAGGACGGCGCGTGCTGGATCATCGCCCGGACGGATCGCTCGTACCTCGAGCGGGCGGACCGACAACCGGAGGCGGCCGTCGCGATCGTCGACTTCGACCGTCGGACCGGCCGCGTCGAGCACGTCGGGATGCGCGGGAGGGCGGCAGTCGAACCCTACGATCCGGACCGGGCCCAACGGCTATTGACGAAGTATCTGGGTAACGAGGTTGAGGACTGGCCGGACGGCTTCGTAGACCTGCGCCCCGACGACTACCGGCTCATCCGCTTCGACCCGGAGACGGTCGTCGCTCGAGACCAGTCGTATCCGGCGCCGCCGGTAGTCTGGAACGACGGCGACTAA
- a CDS encoding carbohydrate ABC transporter permease: protein MGTRDTKEIYGGSLGVGQFLRERGLRGTVAYLREHGVRGAVANAREDDRSLLGELRGISVAYLLLAPTLLVSAVFLYYPALEALELSFHQTLFFGGQRTWVGLGNYETLLSSSAYHESVAITVAFAAAVVVGVMTLSLVVSFLLYEVDWGQSGYLIAAIWPYALPPAVAGIVFLFLIHPSIGTLTAVLEGYTGLEVDWFSDGRQAFVVVAVAAIWKQLGYNVIFTVAALNNVPATLREAAELDGIGRWTRLVRIYVPLISPTLLFLVVMNTIYAFFGTFAFIDLMTQGGPGGATNIMIFDLYRNAFEFNNHGLASAQSVVLFAVVSLLMYAQLRFSDERVHYGA, encoded by the coding sequence ATGGGAACGCGAGACACGAAAGAAATCTACGGCGGCTCCCTCGGCGTCGGCCAGTTCCTGCGCGAGCGGGGACTTCGCGGTACGGTCGCGTACCTGCGCGAGCACGGCGTCCGCGGCGCCGTCGCGAACGCTCGCGAGGACGACCGATCGCTGCTGGGCGAGCTCCGGGGTATCTCCGTCGCGTACCTCCTGCTGGCCCCGACGCTGCTCGTCTCGGCGGTGTTCCTCTACTACCCGGCGCTCGAGGCGCTGGAGCTGAGCTTCCACCAGACGCTGTTCTTCGGCGGCCAGCGGACCTGGGTCGGGCTCGGCAACTACGAGACGCTACTGTCCTCGTCGGCGTACCACGAGAGCGTCGCGATCACCGTCGCGTTCGCGGCGGCGGTCGTCGTCGGCGTGATGACGCTCTCGCTGGTCGTCTCGTTCCTGCTGTACGAGGTCGACTGGGGCCAGTCGGGCTACCTGATCGCCGCGATCTGGCCGTACGCGCTGCCGCCCGCGGTCGCCGGCATCGTCTTCCTGTTCCTGATCCACCCCTCGATCGGGACGCTGACGGCGGTGCTCGAGGGGTACACAGGACTCGAGGTCGACTGGTTCAGCGACGGCCGCCAGGCGTTCGTCGTGGTCGCGGTCGCGGCGATCTGGAAGCAACTGGGCTACAACGTCATCTTCACCGTCGCGGCGCTGAACAACGTGCCTGCGACGCTCCGGGAGGCCGCTGAACTCGACGGGATCGGCCGCTGGACGCGACTCGTCCGGATTTACGTGCCGCTGATCTCGCCGACCCTGCTGTTCCTGGTCGTGATGAACACGATCTACGCGTTCTTCGGGACGTTCGCGTTCATCGACCTGATGACCCAGGGCGGTCCCGGCGGCGCGACCAACATCATGATCTTCGACCTCTACCGCAACGCCTTCGAGTTCAACAACCACGGCCTCGCGTCGGCCCAGTCGGTCGTCCTGTTCGCCGTCGTGAGCCTCCTGATGTACGCACAGCTTCGCTTCTCGGACGAACGCGTGCACTACGGAGCCTAA
- a CDS encoding carbohydrate ABC transporter permease, with amino-acid sequence MSRHSNTNTNANASTSTNAPTGGESRRLIDLERGLPALDGATLRAHAGLLLAVSLMALPLVIAALISFGTRATFTSVSELSLETAAQNYRDVLFRYDMGQYMLNSLIMSVIVVIGKLAVSLLAALAIVYYRFPFKNAVFAVVLLTLMLPVPVRIVPLFQLAADLGWANSFAALTIPYLASATTVFLLRQHFLSIPASLVESAKLDGVGPLRFLAFVLIPMSKGMIAGVSVIMFIYSWNQYLWPLLIVDDQSMQVAQVGIRLLQGVVESGEIAWPLLMAGSIVTLVPPLAVLIVFRKPLLETFGVQ; translated from the coding sequence ATGTCACGGCACTCGAACACGAACACGAACGCGAACGCAAGTACGAGCACGAACGCGCCCACCGGCGGCGAGTCCCGGCGGCTCATCGACCTCGAGCGCGGACTGCCCGCCCTCGACGGCGCGACGCTGCGAGCCCACGCCGGCCTGCTGCTCGCGGTCTCCCTGATGGCGTTGCCCCTGGTGATCGCGGCGCTGATCAGCTTCGGCACGCGGGCGACGTTCACCAGCGTCTCGGAGCTGTCGCTCGAGACGGCGGCGCAGAACTACCGCGACGTGCTGTTCCGGTACGACATGGGCCAGTACATGCTGAACTCGCTGATCATGTCGGTTATCGTCGTGATCGGCAAACTCGCGGTCTCGCTGCTGGCGGCGCTGGCGATCGTCTACTACCGGTTCCCGTTCAAGAACGCCGTCTTCGCGGTCGTCCTGCTGACGCTGATGCTGCCGGTGCCGGTCCGGATCGTCCCGCTGTTCCAGCTGGCGGCCGATCTCGGCTGGGCGAACTCCTTCGCGGCGCTGACGATTCCCTACCTTGCGAGCGCGACGACCGTCTTCCTGCTGCGCCAGCACTTCCTGTCGATTCCGGCCTCGCTCGTCGAGTCGGCGAAGCTCGACGGCGTCGGTCCCCTGCGGTTCCTCGCGTTCGTACTGATCCCGATGTCGAAGGGGATGATCGCGGGCGTTTCCGTGATCATGTTCATCTACTCGTGGAACCAGTACCTCTGGCCGCTGCTGATCGTCGACGACCAGTCGATGCAGGTCGCGCAGGTCGGCATCCGCCTCCTACAGGGGGTCGTCGAGTCCGGCGAGATCGCCTGGCCGCTGCTGATGGCCGGTTCGATCGTCACGCTGGTGCCGCCGCTCGCCGTCCTGATCGTGTTCCGAAAACCGCTGCTCGAGACCTTCGGAGTCCAATAA
- a CDS encoding ABC transporter ATP-binding protein: protein MASIELTALRKRFDDVTAVDGIDLEVRDGEFLVVVGPSGCGKSTTLRCIAGLESPTAGTVRIGDEDVTAQEPHQRDIAMVFQNYALYPHMTAERNMTFGMRSATDFSSEEIDQRVTEAAETLGIADLLDRKPSALSGGEQQRVALGRAIVRDPAVFLMDEPLSNLDAKLRVEMRTELSRLHEELGTTTVYVTHDQTEAMTLGDRVVVMNDGRIQQVDTPQRLYDYPSNRFVAEFIGDPAMNMLEVTVDEGPSGPVVRHEAFAIEVPGAPELEGLEGNSAVLGFRPEDASLADRDASSAGGAGTADRRRDGRGDPERTTGPIEATVQVTEPLGDTLLCYCRAGEDEFKVQTAPRTGRAAGDAVTLTLDADRLHLFDPETGEAIYHSDSDRERRAAAPEP from the coding sequence ATGGCATCGATCGAACTCACAGCCCTACGGAAGCGCTTCGACGACGTCACCGCCGTCGACGGGATCGACCTCGAGGTGCGCGACGGGGAGTTCCTCGTCGTCGTCGGTCCCTCCGGCTGCGGCAAGTCGACGACGCTGCGGTGTATCGCCGGCCTCGAGTCGCCGACCGCGGGAACCGTCCGCATCGGCGACGAGGACGTGACCGCCCAAGAACCCCACCAGCGGGACATCGCGATGGTGTTCCAGAACTACGCGCTGTACCCGCACATGACCGCCGAGCGGAACATGACCTTCGGGATGCGGTCGGCGACCGACTTCTCGAGCGAGGAGATCGATCAGCGCGTCACCGAGGCAGCCGAGACGCTCGGCATCGCGGACCTGCTGGACCGAAAGCCGTCGGCGCTATCGGGCGGCGAGCAACAGCGGGTCGCGCTCGGCCGCGCGATCGTCCGCGATCCGGCCGTCTTCCTGATGGACGAGCCGCTCAGCAACCTGGACGCGAAGCTTCGCGTCGAGATGCGGACCGAACTCTCGCGGCTCCACGAGGAGCTGGGGACGACGACCGTCTACGTCACCCACGACCAGACCGAGGCCATGACGCTCGGCGATCGGGTCGTCGTCATGAACGACGGGCGCATCCAGCAGGTCGATACGCCCCAGCGGCTCTACGACTACCCGTCGAACCGGTTCGTCGCCGAGTTCATCGGCGACCCCGCGATGAACATGCTCGAGGTGACCGTCGACGAGGGGCCGTCCGGCCCGGTCGTCCGCCACGAGGCGTTCGCGATCGAGGTGCCGGGCGCGCCGGAACTCGAGGGTCTCGAGGGCAACAGCGCCGTCCTCGGTTTCCGCCCGGAAGACGCCTCGCTCGCGGATCGCGACGCGTCGTCCGCCGGCGGCGCTGGCACTGCGGATCGACGGCGAGACGGCCGCGGCGACCCCGAGCGGACCACTGGGCCGATCGAAGCGACGGTGCAAGTGACCGAACCGCTCGGCGATACGCTGCTGTGTTACTGCCGGGCCGGCGAGGACGAGTTCAAGGTCCAGACCGCGCCCCGAACCGGTCGCGCCGCGGGCGACGCCGTCACGCTGACGCTCGACGCCGATCGGCTCCACCTGTTCGATCCCGAGACCGGCGAGGCGATCTACCACTCGGACTCCGACCGCGAGCGACGCGCGGCGGCCCCCGAGCCGTAA
- the twy1 gene encoding 4-demethylwyosine synthase TYW1: protein MSDSESGPKQVDSPDYHSENHTAAQTCGWTANALRGEGRCYKNVWYGIESHRCIQMTPVVKCNERCVFCWRDHRGHAYELDDVEWDDPEAVADASIDLQKKLLSGFGGNDEVPRERFEEAMEPRHVAISLDGEPTLYPYLPELLEAFHERDITTFLVSNGTNPDVLRECDPTQLYVSVDAPERHTFDQVVKAVEDDAWERLLETMDVLREKEETRTVLRTTLVDGENMHHPDWYAGFYQQADPDFIELKAYMHVGHSQGRLDRSSMPDHEDVVAFAEDVREYMPEFDELKGVPPSRVALLAKTEDTWVPKLKKDSDFWARDPVTGD from the coding sequence ATGAGCGACTCCGAAAGTGGTCCGAAGCAGGTCGATTCACCGGACTACCACAGCGAGAACCACACCGCCGCCCAGACCTGCGGCTGGACGGCCAACGCCTTACGCGGGGAGGGCCGGTGCTACAAGAACGTCTGGTACGGCATCGAGTCCCACCGCTGCATCCAGATGACGCCGGTCGTCAAGTGCAACGAACGCTGCGTCTTCTGCTGGCGCGACCACCGAGGCCACGCCTACGAACTGGACGACGTCGAGTGGGACGACCCCGAGGCCGTCGCCGACGCCTCCATCGACCTCCAGAAGAAACTCCTCTCGGGCTTCGGCGGCAACGACGAGGTTCCCCGCGAACGATTCGAGGAGGCCATGGAACCGCGCCACGTCGCCATCTCGCTGGACGGCGAACCCACGCTCTACCCCTACCTGCCGGAACTGCTCGAGGCCTTCCACGAGCGCGACATCACGACCTTCCTCGTCTCGAACGGCACCAATCCCGACGTTCTCCGGGAGTGCGACCCGACCCAACTCTACGTCAGCGTCGACGCGCCCGAGCGCCACACCTTCGATCAGGTCGTCAAGGCCGTCGAGGACGACGCCTGGGAACGCCTGCTCGAGACGATGGACGTCCTGCGGGAGAAAGAGGAGACCCGAACGGTTCTGCGGACGACGCTGGTCGACGGCGAGAACATGCACCACCCCGACTGGTACGCCGGCTTCTACCAGCAGGCCGACCCCGACTTCATCGAACTAAAGGCGTACATGCACGTCGGCCACTCGCAGGGCCGACTCGACCGCTCGTCGATGCCCGACCACGAGGACGTCGTCGCGTTCGCGGAAGACGTACGGGAGTACATGCCCGAGTTCGACGAACTCAAGGGCGTGCCGCCGTCCCGCGTCGCCCTGCTGGCGAAGACCGAGGACACGTGGGTCCCCAAGCTGAAGAAAGACAGCGACTTCTGGGCGCGGGATCCGGTGACGGGCGACTGA
- the glpK gene encoding glycerol kinase GlpK — translation MTANTYVGAIDQGTTGTRFIIFDHRGQVVANAYEKHEQIYPEPGWVEHDPMEIWENTKAVTTQALSQAEISPDQLEAIGVTNQRETTVLWDADTGKPVHNAIVWQDRRTTERVEQLEEDGMTETIRSKTGLEPDAYFAATKAEWLLEEGDPIKMERARPEDVQDRAKSGDVLFGTIDSWLIYNLTGNHITEVTNASRTMLYNIHDLEWDDELLEEFGIPREMLPEVRPSSDENTYGTTDPDGFLEAEVPVAGALGDQQAALFGQTCFDAGDAKNTYGTGSFFLMNTGDEAVTSDHGLLTTIGFQRSGEPVQYALEGSIFVTGAAIEWLEDVDLIDDPSETAELARSVDSTDGVYVVPAFTGLGAPHWDQRARGTIVGMTRGTRKEHLVRATLESIAYQTRDVAEAMEADSGIEMTSLKVDGGAVKNNFLCQLQSDIIGSEIVRPIVDETTALGSAYAAGLAVGYWNDLEELRDNWRVDREFEPEMDRDLADRRYDRWADAVDRARDWARDGDE, via the coding sequence ATGACAGCGAACACGTACGTCGGCGCGATCGACCAGGGGACGACCGGGACGCGGTTCATCATCTTCGACCACCGCGGGCAGGTCGTCGCCAACGCATACGAAAAGCACGAACAGATCTACCCGGAACCGGGTTGGGTCGAGCACGACCCGATGGAGATCTGGGAAAACACCAAGGCGGTGACGACGCAGGCGCTGAGTCAGGCCGAGATCAGTCCCGACCAACTCGAGGCCATCGGCGTCACCAACCAGCGCGAGACGACGGTGCTGTGGGACGCGGACACCGGGAAGCCGGTCCACAACGCCATCGTCTGGCAGGACCGGCGCACCACCGAGCGCGTCGAGCAACTCGAGGAGGACGGGATGACCGAAACCATCCGGTCGAAGACCGGCCTCGAGCCCGACGCCTACTTCGCGGCGACGAAGGCCGAGTGGCTCCTCGAGGAGGGCGATCCGATCAAGATGGAGCGCGCGCGGCCGGAGGACGTCCAGGACCGCGCGAAGTCCGGCGACGTCCTCTTCGGGACGATCGACAGCTGGCTCATCTACAACCTCACGGGGAACCACATCACCGAGGTCACCAACGCCTCGCGGACGATGCTGTACAACATCCACGACCTCGAGTGGGACGACGAACTCTTAGAGGAGTTCGGCATCCCCCGCGAGATGCTCCCCGAGGTCCGCCCCTCCAGCGACGAGAACACCTACGGGACGACCGATCCGGACGGCTTCCTCGAGGCTGAAGTCCCGGTGGCGGGCGCGCTGGGCGACCAGCAGGCCGCGCTGTTCGGCCAGACCTGCTTCGACGCCGGCGACGCGAAGAACACCTACGGCACCGGGTCGTTCTTCCTGATGAACACCGGCGACGAGGCCGTCACGTCCGACCACGGCCTGTTGACCACGATCGGCTTCCAGCGCTCGGGCGAACCCGTCCAGTACGCGCTCGAGGGGTCGATCTTCGTCACCGGCGCGGCCATCGAGTGGCTCGAGGACGTCGATCTGATCGACGACCCCTCCGAAACCGCGGAACTGGCCCGCAGCGTCGACTCGACGGACGGCGTCTACGTCGTCCCCGCCTTCACCGGGCTGGGCGCTCCCCACTGGGATCAGCGCGCTCGCGGCACCATCGTCGGGATGACCCGCGGCACGCGGAAGGAACACCTCGTCCGGGCGACGCTCGAGTCGATCGCCTACCAGACCCGCGACGTCGCCGAGGCGATGGAGGCCGACTCGGGCATCGAGATGACGAGCCTGAAGGTCGACGGCGGCGCGGTCAAGAACAACTTCCTCTGCCAGCTCCAGTCGGACATCATCGGCTCGGAGATCGTCCGGCCGATCGTCGACGAGACGACTGCGCTGGGCTCCGCGTACGCGGCCGGGCTCGCCGTCGGCTACTGGAACGACCTCGAGGAACTGCGCGACAACTGGCGCGTCGACCGCGAGTTCGAACCGGAGATGGATCGCGACCTCGCCGATCGGCGGTACGATCGGTGGGCCGACGCGGTCGACCGGGCGCGCGACTGGGCGCGGGACGGTGATGAATAA
- a CDS encoding phosphoglycolate phosphatase, with amino-acid sequence MTADPPLVLDIDGTLTRPEGWGIDPRVFDPIREWDAPVVIATGKAFPYPVALCHFAGVPELVVAENGGVVYTGDDVFFTADREAAQAVAEEYRAAGYDLGWGREDTVNRWRETEIAVNLEQPVEPLREIAAEYGLEVIDTGYAYHVKDADPNKGEGVEVIAEHVGFDLAEAVAVGDSINDVSTFQVAGRSFAVANADEAAKQAADEVLEDVHADGTLSVLERVQGTREDV; translated from the coding sequence ATGACCGCCGATCCGCCGCTGGTGCTCGACATCGACGGAACGCTAACTCGCCCCGAAGGCTGGGGCATCGATCCGCGCGTCTTCGATCCGATCCGGGAGTGGGACGCGCCGGTCGTAATCGCCACCGGGAAGGCCTTTCCCTACCCCGTCGCGCTCTGTCACTTCGCCGGCGTGCCGGAACTCGTCGTCGCCGAGAACGGCGGCGTCGTCTACACCGGCGACGACGTCTTCTTCACCGCCGACCGCGAGGCCGCCCAAGCCGTCGCCGAAGAGTACCGTGCCGCCGGCTACGATCTGGGCTGGGGCCGCGAGGACACCGTCAACCGATGGCGCGAAACCGAGATCGCGGTCAACTTAGAGCAACCCGTCGAGCCGCTGCGGGAGATCGCCGCCGAGTACGGCCTCGAGGTGATCGACACCGGCTACGCCTACCACGTCAAGGACGCCGACCCGAACAAGGGCGAGGGCGTCGAGGTCATCGCCGAGCACGTCGGCTTCGACCTCGCCGAGGCGGTCGCCGTCGGCGACTCGATCAACGACGTCTCGACGTTCCAGGTCGCCGGCCGCAGTTTCGCCGTCGCGAACGCCGACGAGGCGGCCAAACAGGCGGCCGACGAGGTGCTCGAGGACGTCCACGCCGACGGCACGCTGTCGGTTCTCGAGCGAGTTCAGGGCACTCGCGAGGACGTGTGA
- a CDS encoding ABC transporter substrate-binding protein has product MGGGNGETMERLGDQFQEETGIDVEMVYQGSYEDTLNQSFAAIDAGTMPEVVQIDSLHAKQILDTDAFQSVEGILPDDYPVDDFLDPVTDFFTIDGELYSLPFNNSNAILYYNKDIFEEAGLDPESPPETLEEVTEYSREIVDSGAAEYGITWPNHVWFIEHWYSLAGQTLVDNENGWADDPTTVHTETDVGERLWSWWRDMAQEDLYTNPGMEAWGEATDLFYGQNVGMLLTSTASVAGAIAQSEEQGFELGTGFYPAIDGREGVVIGGASLWVPEDMSDQRADEVGQFLEFMSQPENQITWHKETGYYPVRGEAVDQLEEDGWFEESPHHGTAFDQLLASEQTTATKRMLVGPARQVAVQLQEGSVEIFEERTDLEDGLASMKEGIEAEMERYVEARGS; this is encoded by the coding sequence ATGGGCGGCGGCAACGGCGAGACGATGGAGCGGCTGGGCGACCAGTTCCAGGAGGAGACCGGCATCGACGTGGAGATGGTCTACCAGGGGAGCTACGAGGACACCCTGAACCAGTCGTTCGCGGCGATCGACGCCGGGACGATGCCGGAGGTCGTCCAGATCGACAGCCTCCACGCCAAGCAGATCCTCGACACAGACGCCTTCCAGTCGGTCGAGGGTATCCTCCCCGACGACTACCCGGTCGACGACTTCCTCGACCCCGTGACGGACTTCTTCACGATCGACGGCGAACTCTACTCGCTGCCGTTCAACAACTCGAACGCGATCCTCTACTACAACAAGGACATCTTCGAGGAAGCCGGCCTCGATCCGGAATCACCGCCCGAGACGCTCGAGGAAGTCACCGAGTACTCCCGCGAGATCGTCGACTCGGGCGCGGCCGAGTACGGGATCACCTGGCCCAACCACGTCTGGTTCATCGAGCACTGGTACTCGCTGGCGGGCCAGACGCTCGTGGACAACGAGAACGGCTGGGCGGACGATCCGACGACCGTCCACACCGAGACCGACGTCGGCGAGCGGCTCTGGTCGTGGTGGCGCGACATGGCCCAGGAGGACCTCTACACGAATCCCGGGATGGAAGCCTGGGGCGAGGCGACCGACCTCTTCTACGGCCAGAACGTCGGCATGCTGCTCACGTCGACGGCCTCCGTCGCCGGCGCCATCGCCCAGAGCGAGGAGCAGGGCTTCGAGCTCGGCACCGGCTTCTACCCGGCGATCGACGGCCGCGAGGGCGTCGTCATCGGCGGCGCGTCGCTGTGGGTCCCCGAGGACATGTCCGACCAGCGCGCCGACGAGGTCGGCCAGTTCCTCGAGTTCATGAGCCAGCCGGAGAACCAGATCACCTGGCACAAGGAGACCGGCTACTACCCGGTTCGCGGTGAGGCTGTCGACCAACTCGAGGAGGACGGCTGGTTCGAAGAGAGCCCCCACCACGGAACGGCTTTCGACCAGCTACTCGCCAGCGAGCAGACGACCGCCACCAAGCGCATGCTCGTCGGCCCCGCGCGGCAGGTGGCCGTCCAACTGCAGGAGGGCTCCGTCGAGATTTTCGAGGAACGGACCGACCTCGAGGACGGGCTCGCGAGCATGAAGGAGGGAATCGAGGCCGAGATGGAGCGCTACGTCGAGGCCCGCGGCTCGTAA